One segment of Solanum lycopersicum chromosome 1, SLM_r2.1 DNA contains the following:
- the LOC101267055 gene encoding cytochrome c oxidase subunit 5C-2, whose amino-acid sequence MAGHRIAHATLKGPSVVKEIVIASVLGLAAGSLWKMHHWNEQRKVRSFYDLLEKGEISIVAEE is encoded by the coding sequence ATGGCTGGCCATAGGATTGCACATGCCACATTGAAAGGACCTAGTGTGGTCAAGGAAATAGTTATCGCAAGTGTACTTGGTTTGGCTGCTGGAAGCTTGTGGAAGATGCACCACTGGAACGAGCAAAGAAAAGTTAGGTCATTTTATGACTTGCTGGAGAAGGGTGAAATAAGTATAGTTGCAGAAGAATAG
- the LOC101267556 gene encoding protein WHAT'S THIS FACTOR 1 homolog, chloroplastic — translation MLNLIGRRRCLSAEVKSSKLLLFIDSSAIMQWNRSMTTSKRVQDRSKKKRVHDLEIVTEKHKILSKVLLIFEVLKQEPQQIISIRELDDYRRQLNLPKPHKISAFLRKSPKLFELYKDDRGILWCGLTKEAEDLVREEEAIIEQHSDKAAELVTRMLMMSVDKRLALDKIVHFRRDLGLPMDFRNHWVRRFPDHFRVVQPFKPYDESEYLELANWKSSWAMTELERKALGVMQAPDDHIPCPLTLSFPMKFPPDYKQVLSRYKGKIEDFQKREYLSPYADASELKAGTLEFNKRAVAVMHELLSFTVGKRLVTDYLTHFRKEFVMPQKLMRLLLKHFGIFYVSERGKRFHVFINSAYQGSELIEKHPLIVWREKVLSFVGYRKKKETMDTLTDSQEYEDDDMFEYESEDENVQAENNKGSLEGDFLENESEMEIDEVCSAYRE, via the coding sequence ATGCTCAACCTTATTGGTAGACGTCGATGTTTATCTGCTGAagtaaaatcatcaaaattgttGTTGTTCATAGATTCTTCAGCAATCATGCAATGGAACCGATCAATGACCACCAGTAAAAGAGTCCAAGACAGAAGCAAGAAGAAGCGGGTGCATGACCTTGAAATAGTGACAGAGAAGCACAAAATACTCTCCAAAGTCCTATTAATATTTGAAGTCCTTAAGCAGGAGCCTCAGCAAATCATATCGATTAGGGAACTTGATGATTATAGAAGACAACTAAACCTCCCAAAACCCCATAAAATCTCGGCCTTCTTGCGGAAATCCCCCAAGCTTTTTGAGCTGTACAAGGATGATAGAGGTATCTTGTGGTGTGGTCTGACAAAAGAGGCTGAAGATTTAGTCCGGGAAGAGGAGGCTATTATTGAACAACACAGTGATAAAGCTGCAGAGCTTGTGACTAGGATGCTGATGATGTCTGTAGACAAGCGCCTTGCCTTAGATAAAATTGTTCATTTCAGAAGAGATTTGGGGTTGCCGATGGATTTTAGGAACCATTGGGTGCGGAGGTTTCCTGATCACTTTAGAGTTGTTCAGCCATTCAAGCCTTATGATGAAAGTGAGTACTTAGAGCTTGCAAATTGGAAATCAAGTTGGGCTATGACAGAGTTAGAAAGAAAGGCATTGGGGGTTATGCAGGCCCCAGATGATCACATACCTTGTCCTCTTACCTTGTCTTTCCCCATGAAATTTCCACCTGACTATAAACAAGTGTTGTCCAGATATAAGGGGAAGATAGAGGATTTTCAGAAGCGGGAATACTTGTCACCTTATGCAGATGCCAGTGAATTAAAGGCTGGAACACTGGAGTTCAATAAGAGGGCAGTTGCAGTGATGCATGAGCTGCTGAGTTTTACAGTCGGAAAGAGGTTGGTGACAGATTACTTGACTCATTTTAGAAAGGAGTTTGTAATGCCTCAGAAACTGATGAGACTGTTGCTGAAACATTTTGGGATCTTTTATGTTTCAGAAAGAGGCAAAAGGTTTCATGTATTTATCAACAGTGCTTATCAAGGTTCTGAGTTGATCGAGAAACATCCTTTGATTGTTTGGAGGGAAAAAGTTCTAAGCTTTGTTGGTTACAGAAAGAAGAAGGAAACAATGGACACTCTTACAGATTCGCAGGAAtatgaagatgatgatatgtTTGAGTATGAGTCAGAAGATGAAAATGTTCAAGCGGAAAACAACAAGGGTAGTTTAGAGGGAGATTTTCTGGAAAATGAATCTGAGATGGAGATAGATGAAGTTTGTAGTGCATACAGGGAATGA
- the LOC101267841 gene encoding probable glutamyl endopeptidase, chloroplastic has protein sequence MYEAVAMSLPKVYHRFSLLSLHSTTSPILPKTLFFSSYSLRLAVKRLHSPPLLRPQSRRFVAGKRFQAKSTMASSRFHHLVPVNALTAEDGGNGTGSNGAADATASVAYDDDVESASATGYRLPPFEIRDIVDAPPLPALSFSPLRDKILFLKRRSLPPLSDLARPEEKLAGIRIDGKCNSRSRMSFYTGIAIHQLMEDGSLGPEKEIQGLPKGAKINFVMWSNNGQHLAFSVRLDEDDGSSSKLRVWVANVDTGKARPLFESPDVYVNAVFDNFVWVNDSTLLVCTIPLSRGDPPRKPLVPSGPKIQSNEQKNVIQARTYQDLLKDEYDEDLFEYYATTQLVLASLDGEMKPFGPPAIYTSMDPSPDQTYILISSTHKPFSFVVPCGRFPKKVELWKANGEFVRELCDLPLAEDIPIAFNSVRKGMRSINWRADKPSTLYWVETQDGGDAKVDVSPRDIVYTQSPAPHDNEQPKILHKLDLRYGGISWCDDTLALVYESWYKTRKVRTWVISPGSEDVNPRILFDRSSEDVYSDPGSPMSRRTPAGTYVIAKVKKEDDGDTYILLNGSGATPEGNIPFLDLFDINTGSKERIWQSDKEKYFETVVALMSDQKEGELSINELKILTSKESKTENTQYYLLSWPEKRACQITNFPHPYPQLESLQKEMIRYQRKDGVQLTATLYLPPGYDPSRDGPLPCLVWSYPGEFKSKEAASQVRGSPNEFAGIGPTSPLLWLARRFAVLSGPTIPIIGEGDEEANDRYIEQLVASAEAAVEEVVRRGVADPKKIAVGGHSYGAFMTANLLAHAPHLFCCGIARSGAYNRTLTPFGFQNEERTLWEATSTYVEMSPFMSANKIKKPILLIHGEEDNNPGTLTMQSDRFFNALKGHGALCRLVILPYESHGYGARESIMHTLWETDRWLQKHCVYSSNVKADGSVCKDNAEGTVDSQSKAVGAAGGVQELANLDDDQFHSIRRSLL, from the exons ATGTATGAAGCGGTCGCCATGAGCCTTCCCAAAGTCTATCATCGTTTCTCTTTACTCTCTCTACACTCTACTACTTCTCCCATTCTTCCCAAAACCCTCTTCTTCTCATCGTATTCTCTCCGTCTCGCCGTCAAACGCCTCCATTCGCCGCCGTTGCTCCGTCCGCAATCTAGAAGATTCGTCGCCGGTAAGCGATTCCAGGCGAAATCCACTATGGCTTCCTCTAGATTTCACCATCTTGTCCCCGTCAACGCCCTTACTGCGGAGGACGGCGGAAATGGCACTGGCTCTAATGGCGCTGCTGATGCTACTGCTTCTGTTGCTTATGATGACG ATGTAGAATCAGCATCAGCCACGGGATATCGTCTTCCTCCGTTTGAGATTAGAGATATTGTTGATGCTCCACCACTTCCAGCACTGTCATTCTCTCCATTAAGGGATAAAATACTGTTTCTTAAGCGGAGATCCTTGCCACCTTTGTCAGATTTAGCAAGACCGGAGGAGAAGCTTGCTGGAATCCGCATTGACGGGAAATGTAACTCCAGGAGTCGCAT GTCTTTCTATACTGGCATAGCCATCCATCAGTTAATGGAAGATGGTAGCCTAGGACCGGAAAAAGAGATCCAGGGTCTCCCCAAAGGtgctaaaattaattttgtgatgTG GTCAAACAATGGTCAGCATTTAGCCTTCAGTGTCCGCCTTGATGag GATGATGGCAGCAGCAGCAAACTGAGAGTATGGGTTGCTAATGTGGATACTGGGAAAGCCAGACCTCTTTTCGAGTCACCAGATGTATATGTAAATGCTGTTTTTGACAA CTTTGTTTGGGTGAATGACTCAACTCTTTTGGTATGTACCATCCCGTTATCTCGTGGAGATCCACCAAGGAAACCTTTGGTCCCCTCTGGCCCCAAGATTCAATCTAATGAGCAAAAGAATGTTATTCAAGCTAGAACCTATCAGGATCTGCTCAAAGATGAATATGATGAAGATCTGTTTGAGTATTATGCTACCACACAACTGGTTTTGGCTTCTTTAGATGGGGAAATGAAGCCCTTTGGTCCACCAGCTATATACACTTCAATGGACCCTTCCCCAGACCAAACATACATTTTGATCTCCTCAACTCACAAGCCGTTTTCATTTGTTGTACCATGCGGAAGGTTTCCCAAAAAGGTTGAACTGTGGAAAGCCAATGGAGAATTTGTGAGAGAACTTTGTGATTTACCCCTTGCCGAAGATATTCCTATTGCATTCAATAGTGTGAGGAAAGGGATGCGATCAATCAATTGGAGAGCAGATAAGCCGTCGACTCTCTATTG GGTTGAGACACAAGATGGCGGTGATGCAAAAGTTGACGTTTCTCCACGTGACATAGTCTATACACAATCTCCTGCACCACATGACAATGAACAACCTAAAATTTTACATAAACTGGACCTTCGTTATGG AGGGATTTCCTGGTGTGATGATACACTTGCATTGGTTTACGAATCGTGGTACAAAACAAGGAAGGTGAGGACATGGGTTATATCTCCCGGATCAGAGGATGTAAATCCCCGGATACTATTTGATCGATCATCAGAAGATGTGTATTCTGATCCTGGTTCTCCCATGTCTCGGAGAACTCCTGCTGGAACATATGTTATTGCGAAGGTGAAGAAGGAAGATGATGGGGACACTTACATATTGTTAAATGGAAGTGGCGCTACCCCAGAAGGCAACATTCCGTTTCTCGATTTGTTTGACAT AAATACAGGGAGTAAGGAACGAATATGGCAGAGTGacaaggaaaaatattttgagactgTTGTTGCTTTGATGTCTGATCAGAAGGAAGGAGAGTTGTCAATAAATGAGTTGAAGATACTCACTTCTAAAGAATCCAAAACTGAAAACACTCAGTACTACCTTTTGAGCTGGCCTGAGAAAAGAGCATGTCAGATTACAAACTTCCCTCATCCTTACCCACAGTTGGAATCGTTGCAAAAAGAAATGATCAGATATCAGCGGAAAGATGGAGTTCAACTTACTGCGACCCTATATCTTCCACCAGGTTATGATCCCTCAAGAGATGGACCCCTTCCATGCCTTGTTTGGTCATACCCTGGAGAATTTAAGAGTAAAGAGGCAGCTAGCCAAGTTCGAGGTTCCCCTAATGAGTTTGCTGGAATTGGGCCAACATCCCCCCTCCTATGGTTAGCAAGGAG GTTTGCTGTCTTGTCAGGGCCGACAATCCCAATTATTGGAGAGGGTGATGAAGAGGCCAATGACAG GTACATAGAACAACTTGTTGCAAGCGCTGAGGCTGCAGTGGAAGAAGTTGTACGCCGTGGA GTGGctgatccaaaaaaaattgcTGTTGGTGGTCACTCCTATGGGGCATTCATGACAGCAAACCTCCTTGCCCATGCACCTCATCTTTTCTGTTGTGGAATTGCTCGTTCTGGTGCTTATAACAGAACACTAACACCTTTTGGGTTCCAG AATGAGGAGAGAACACTTTGGGAGGCGACCAGTACTTATGTTGAGATGAGCCCTTTTATGTCAGCCAATAAGATTAAAAAGCCTATATTGCTTATCCATGGGGAGGAGGACAACAATCCAGGAACATTGACGATGCAG TCAGATCGTTTCTTCAATGCACTGAAAGGCCATGGTGCACTTTGTCGCCTTGTAATTCTACCATATGAGAGTCATGGTTATGGAGCACGGGAGAGTATAATGCATACACTCTGGGAGACTGATAGGTGGCTCCAAAAGCATTGCGTCTATTCTTCAAATGTCAAGGCAGATGGTAGCGTGTGCAAGGATAATGCAGAAGGCACAGTAGATTCACAAAGCAAAGCTGTTGGTGCTGCTGGAGGTGTTCAAGAGCTTGCCAATTTGGATGATGACCAATTTCACTCTATCAGAAGGTCTTTATTGTG A